One Azospirillum sp. TSA2s genomic region harbors:
- a CDS encoding homospermidine synthase produces MALDTKLCTFTGRMVIIGFGSIGQGVLPLLLRHIDGLTADRITIVTAEERGREEAELYGVAFHNNPLDNDNFFQVLKPLIDKGDFLVNLSVDVSSIALIEFCQRVGAFYTDTCTEPWAGGYTDSNLSPSLRSNYALRESALALRRRFEGGPTALITHGANPGLVSHFVKQALLNIAADTGVETDVPTDRDGWGRLAQKLGIKTIHVAERDTQVSNQPKQIGEFVNTWSIDGFVSEGCQPAELGWGTHEKALPPDGRRHEFGCDSAIYLMRPGAATRVRTWTPLEGPFHGFLITHSESISISDYFTVREGDTVVYRPTCHYAYHPCDDAVMSLHELAGKNFNMQAEQRLMMHEISGGMDELGVLLMGHPKGAYWYGSRLEIDTARSLAPYNNATSMQVTSTVLGGIVWTLENPNRGLVEPDEVDFRRVLDIATPYLGEVVGAYGDWTPLQDRNVLFPEDIDEDDPWQFKNFRVV; encoded by the coding sequence ATGGCCCTGGACACGAAGCTCTGCACGTTCACAGGCCGTATGGTCATCATTGGATTCGGTTCGATCGGCCAGGGTGTCTTGCCGCTGCTTCTCCGTCACATCGACGGACTTACGGCCGACCGAATCACCATCGTCACCGCCGAGGAGCGCGGTCGGGAGGAGGCGGAGCTTTACGGCGTCGCGTTCCACAACAACCCGCTGGACAACGACAATTTCTTCCAGGTTCTGAAGCCGCTGATCGACAAGGGCGATTTCCTGGTCAACCTGTCGGTCGACGTCTCGTCGATCGCGCTGATCGAATTCTGCCAACGGGTCGGCGCCTTCTACACCGACACCTGCACCGAGCCGTGGGCCGGCGGCTATACCGATTCCAACCTGTCGCCGTCGCTCCGCTCCAACTATGCGCTGCGCGAATCGGCGCTGGCGCTGCGCCGCCGTTTCGAAGGCGGCCCGACCGCGTTGATCACCCATGGGGCGAATCCGGGTCTGGTGTCGCATTTCGTCAAGCAGGCGCTGCTGAACATCGCCGCCGACACCGGGGTCGAGACCGATGTCCCCACCGATCGCGACGGCTGGGGACGGCTGGCGCAGAAGCTGGGGATCAAGACCATCCATGTGGCGGAGCGCGACACCCAGGTATCGAACCAGCCCAAGCAGATCGGCGAGTTCGTCAACACCTGGTCGATCGACGGCTTCGTCAGCGAGGGCTGCCAGCCGGCCGAACTGGGCTGGGGCACGCATGAGAAGGCCTTGCCGCCCGACGGCCGCCGGCACGAGTTCGGCTGCGACTCCGCCATCTATCTGATGCGGCCGGGTGCGGCCACCCGCGTGCGCACCTGGACCCCGTTGGAGGGGCCGTTCCACGGCTTTCTCATCACCCACAGCGAGTCGATCTCGATCTCCGACTATTTCACCGTGCGCGAGGGCGACACCGTCGTCTACCGCCCGACCTGCCACTATGCCTATCACCCCTGCGACGACGCGGTGATGTCGCTGCATGAACTGGCCGGCAAGAACTTCAACATGCAGGCCGAACAGCGGCTGATGATGCACGAGATCTCCGGCGGCATGGACGAGCTTGGCGTCCTGCTGATGGGTCATCCCAAGGGCGCCTACTGGTACGGCTCGCGGCTCGAAATCGACACGGCACGGTCGCTTGCCCCCTACAACAACGCGACCTCGATGCAGGTGACTTCCACCGTTCTGGGCGGCATCGTCTGGACGCTGGAGAACCCGAATCGGGGCCTCGTGGAACCGGACGAGGTGGACTTCCGCCGGGTGCTGGACATTGCCACCCCCTATCTCGGCGAGGTGGTCGGCGCCTATGGCGACTGGACGCCGCTGCAGGACCGCAATGTCCTGTTCCCCGAGGACATCGACGAGGATGACCCTTGGCAGTTCAAGAACTTCCGGGTCGTTTGA
- a CDS encoding type III PLP-dependent enzyme, with amino-acid sequence MGFLRSRSAVTPLRRVGLNDSSAVSLSTGRRSTVTQAVALHRPEEPMHCIRPGVLADTAGSFLTAFAGATDAVGRGGDVLYAVKCNPEPAVLRALWAGGVRHFDVASPGEIRLIRQMFPDAVLHYMHPVKGRQAIRNAYHQYGVRDFVLDSREELDKILAETDGAADLGLVVRLALPKGNAVYDLSGKFGAATADAVDLLRAARAVAPKVGLSFHVGSQMLDPSAYERAIALAGRVIAESGVDIDVLDVGGGFPVSYPGVTPPPLGDFMAAIARGIAAIDLPAHCRLWCEPGRALVAPGVSLVVQVVKRRGSELFINDGVYGALSDAGVPGFRFPARLIRPFEAMTDAESEAFSFYGPTCDSADKMAGPFHLPADVKAGDWIELGQLGAYGSCLRTAFNGFDQARVVEVSDAPLLATPGYELRSCAA; translated from the coding sequence ATGGGTTTCCTGCGTTCCCGTTCCGCCGTCACCCCGCTCCGCCGCGTCGGCCTGAACGACAGCAGCGCCGTTTCGCTGTCCACCGGCCGCCGCTCGACCGTGACTCAGGCCGTCGCCCTGCACCGCCCGGAAGAGCCGATGCACTGCATCCGCCCCGGCGTGCTGGCCGACACCGCCGGCAGCTTCCTGACGGCCTTCGCCGGTGCGACGGATGCGGTCGGCCGTGGCGGCGACGTTCTGTATGCCGTGAAGTGCAACCCGGAGCCGGCGGTTCTGCGCGCCCTGTGGGCCGGCGGCGTGCGCCATTTCGACGTCGCCTCCCCCGGTGAGATCCGCCTGATCCGCCAGATGTTCCCGGACGCCGTCCTGCATTACATGCACCCGGTCAAGGGCCGTCAGGCCATCCGCAACGCCTACCACCAGTATGGCGTCCGCGACTTCGTGCTCGACAGCCGGGAAGAGCTGGACAAGATCCTGGCGGAGACCGACGGTGCCGCCGACCTCGGCCTCGTCGTGCGGCTGGCACTGCCGAAGGGCAACGCGGTCTACGACCTGTCGGGCAAGTTCGGCGCCGCCACGGCCGACGCGGTGGACCTGCTGCGCGCCGCGCGCGCCGTCGCGCCGAAGGTCGGGCTGTCCTTCCATGTCGGCTCGCAGATGCTCGACCCGTCGGCCTACGAGCGCGCCATCGCGCTGGCCGGCCGCGTCATCGCGGAGAGCGGCGTCGACATCGACGTGCTGGACGTCGGCGGCGGCTTCCCGGTGTCCTATCCGGGCGTCACCCCGCCGCCGCTCGGCGATTTCATGGCCGCCATCGCCCGCGGGATCGCCGCCATCGACCTGCCGGCGCACTGCCGCCTGTGGTGCGAGCCCGGCCGCGCGCTGGTCGCCCCCGGCGTCTCGCTGGTGGTGCAGGTGGTCAAGCGGCGCGGGAGCGAGCTGTTCATCAACGATGGCGTCTATGGCGCCCTGTCGGATGCCGGCGTGCCGGGCTTCCGCTTCCCGGCACGGCTGATCCGCCCGTTCGAGGCGATGACCGACGCCGAGAGCGAAGCCTTCAGCTTCTACGGCCCGACCTGCGACAGCGCCGACAAGATGGCTGGCCCCTTCCATCTGCCGGCCGACGTGAAGGCCGGCGACTGGATCGAGCTGGGGCAGCTCGGCGCCTACGGCTCCTGCCTGCGCACCGCCTTCAACGGTTTCGATCAGGCGCGGGTCGTCGAAGTCTCGGACGCGCCGCTGCTCGCCACCCCCGGCTACGAGCTGCGCTCCTGCGCGGCCTGA